The following proteins come from a genomic window of Thiothrix unzii:
- a CDS encoding ribbon-helix-helix domain-containing protein codes for MTTLNISLPDNMKTWISQRVTGGDYSNISDYIRSLIRRDQEQLQAQREQDDRKWQLIQDIARKNLQQRLAEPPPEEFADMSEEEVMRMVREEIQAYRQGKA; via the coding sequence ATGACCACGCTAAACATTTCTTTACCAGACAATATGAAAACATGGATCAGCCAACGGGTAACAGGTGGTGATTACAGCAATATTAGCGATTACATCCGCAGCCTCATCCGCCGTGACCAAGAGCAGCTACAAGCCCAGCGCGAACAAGATGACCGCAAGTGGCAACTGATACAGGACATCGCCCGCAAAAACTTGCAACAGCGTTTGGCAGAACCACCACCCGAAGAATTTGCCGACATGAGCGAAGAAGAAGTTATGCGCATGGTGCGTGAAGAAATTCAAGCCTACCGCCAAGGTAAAGCATGA
- a CDS encoding oxidoreductase: MTDTNEQTYSNTCDAIVRSSKRITDTKTDEVREMVLTIHDPAFRAMPGQNIGVLVEGKHPFGNRFHHRYYSVLAAQPHGEGSDIEILVRRCSYIDEVSGEEYPGIASHYLCDAAPGKQITLTGPYKAAFKVPADNTSNLLMIGTGTGIAPFRTLIKSVYAQEQGWRGQVRLFYGAKSGLDALYMNDQNNDITNYYDQATFEAYQAIDPQSWRDASGNLGKSLAENGAKTWVMMQMPNTYVYLAGLKKQVAVLDKVMGELAGSAANWQALKNRLVADGRWAELVY; this comes from the coding sequence ATGACTGATACCAACGAACAGACTTACAGCAATACCTGCGACGCTATCGTGCGCTCCAGCAAGCGCATCACCGATACCAAAACGGATGAGGTGCGTGAAATGGTATTGACCATCCATGACCCTGCGTTCCGGGCGATGCCGGGGCAGAATATTGGCGTGCTGGTGGAAGGCAAACATCCGTTTGGCAACCGCTTCCATCATCGCTATTACAGCGTGTTAGCGGCACAGCCGCATGGCGAAGGCTCGGACATCGAGATTCTGGTGCGGCGTTGTTCCTATATCGACGAGGTGTCGGGTGAAGAATACCCCGGCATTGCTTCGCACTACCTGTGTGATGCTGCACCGGGTAAGCAAATTACCCTGACCGGGCCTTACAAGGCGGCGTTCAAAGTGCCTGCGGATAACACCAGCAACTTGTTGATGATTGGGACGGGGACGGGGATTGCGCCGTTCCGTACTTTGATCAAGTCAGTATACGCGCAGGAACAGGGCTGGCGTGGGCAAGTGCGCTTGTTCTACGGCGCGAAGAGCGGGCTGGATGCGTTGTACATGAACGACCAGAACAATGACATTACCAACTATTACGATCAGGCTACCTTTGAGGCGTATCAGGCGATTGACCCGCAATCGTGGCGCGATGCGTCCGGTAATCTGGGCAAGAGTCTGGCGGAAAACGGCGCGAAAACCTGGGTGATGATGCAGATGCCGAATACTTACGTTTACCTCGCCGGGTTGAAGAAACAGGTGGCGGTGCTGGATAAGGTGATGGGTGAACTGGCGGGTTCGGCGGCGAACTGGCAGGCGTTGAAGAACCGGCTGGTGGCGGATGGGCGTTGGGCGGAGTTGGTGTATTAA
- a CDS encoding chemotaxis protein, which translates to MMRDYLIAMLVIPVLFGAWIVVQRIVKEFALRHPEFGPPREEGGGCGSSCGCSGKKACKNRDKHEH; encoded by the coding sequence ATGATGCGGGATTATCTGATTGCAATGCTGGTGATTCCGGTGTTGTTCGGCGCGTGGATTGTGGTGCAACGCATCGTGAAAGAATTTGCCTTGCGCCACCCGGAGTTTGGCCCGCCACGCGAGGAGGGCGGCGGCTGCGGGTCGTCGTGCGGGTGCAGTGGCAAGAAGGCGTGCAAGAACCGCGACAAACACGAACATTGA
- a CDS encoding electron transport complex protein RnfA: MNTDSVTFIFFNSVLANNFVLAMFLGLCPFLGVSGKLNTAVPMGLATSFVMLVSSICAYFINELLVAFNIEYLRLISYIVVIASAVQLVEMTMKKLSPALFRALGIYLPLITTNCAVLGVALFQTSKEYAFMQSVSYAGGAGVGFILALVLMAGLRERLDLARLPSVTQGAALSLILGALLSMAFMGFAGLGAE, encoded by the coding sequence ATGAACACGGATAGCGTCACGTTTATCTTTTTCAACTCGGTGCTGGCAAATAACTTCGTGCTGGCGATGTTTTTGGGGCTGTGCCCGTTCCTTGGCGTATCTGGCAAGCTGAATACAGCAGTGCCAATGGGCTTGGCGACTTCGTTCGTCATGCTGGTGAGTTCGATATGCGCGTATTTCATCAATGAATTGCTGGTGGCGTTCAATATCGAATACCTGCGCCTGATCAGTTACATCGTGGTGATTGCGTCGGCGGTGCAACTGGTGGAAATGACCATGAAGAAACTCAGCCCGGCGTTGTTCCGTGCGCTGGGGATTTACCTGCCGTTGATTACCACCAACTGCGCGGTGCTGGGTGTGGCCTTGTTCCAGACTTCCAAGGAATACGCTTTCATGCAATCGGTGTCGTATGCCGGGGGCGCGGGGGTCGGTTTCATCCTCGCACTGGTGCTGATGGCGGGCTTACGTGAGCGGCTGGATTTGGCACGGTTGCCGAGTGTAACCCAAGGGGCGGCGTTGAGCCTGATCCTCGGCGCATTGCTGTCAATGGCGTTTATGGGATTTGCAGGACTGGGAGCGGAATGA
- the rsxE gene encoding electron transport complex subunit RsxE, protein MSLLKQDDRITVDTFLEGIWRENPVFVMMLGMCPVLAVTNSSINALAMGLATTFVLIASSMLVSLFRNLIPSGVRIATYIVIISTFVTIVDYTMQAVSQTLYNALGAFIQLIVVNCIILGRAEACASRNKPLKSMVNAAGMGLGFTLALLCLGTVREVLGNGSLFGLPLFGEQFQPWVIMVLPPGGFLVLGGWLLFFEWLKTRKQDQTPTTGGVSA, encoded by the coding sequence ATGAGCTTACTCAAACAGGATGACCGCATCACGGTCGATACTTTCCTCGAAGGCATTTGGCGCGAAAACCCGGTGTTCGTGATGATGCTGGGGATGTGCCCGGTATTGGCAGTGACCAATTCCTCCATTAACGCCTTGGCAATGGGGCTGGCTACGACCTTCGTCTTGATTGCGTCGAGTATGCTGGTGTCGTTGTTCCGTAACCTGATCCCGTCGGGGGTGCGGATTGCCACTTACATCGTGATCATTTCCACCTTTGTGACCATCGTCGATTACACCATGCAGGCGGTAAGCCAGACCTTGTACAACGCGCTGGGGGCGTTCATCCAGTTGATTGTGGTGAACTGCATTATTCTGGGGCGGGCGGAAGCCTGTGCGTCACGCAACAAACCGCTGAAGTCGATGGTAAACGCGGCGGGCATGGGGCTGGGTTTCACGCTGGCGTTACTGTGTCTGGGAACAGTGCGGGAAGTACTGGGCAATGGTTCGCTGTTTGGCTTGCCACTGTTCGGGGAACAGTTCCAGCCGTGGGTCATTATGGTATTGCCACCGGGCGGCTTCCTGGTGCTGGGTGGCTGGTTGCTGTTCTTTGAATGGCTGAAAACCCGCAAGCAAGATCAAACCCCAACCACCGGAGGTGTCAGCGCATGA
- a CDS encoding RnfABCDGE type electron transport complex subunit G, with protein sequence MSGNTSKAMIATLGFVTALSGFLIVTVYQATKPAIEENKRLAIQKTVLEVIKGATAYKHFVINEKGELLAAAPGLKGTNVYAGYDAGGKLTGLAAEGRAQGYSGAVETIYAYTPSCQCITGVKVIKQTETPGLGDKVITNKDFVANFDKLDATVKGDALANAIVAVKHGSKKNPWEIDAISGATISSKAIAKGLNGSAQDVLPKVVPLLSQMEGAQP encoded by the coding sequence ATGAGTGGGAATACCAGTAAGGCGATGATCGCCACCTTGGGGTTTGTGACTGCACTGTCGGGTTTCCTGATCGTGACCGTGTACCAAGCCACCAAACCGGCGATTGAGGAAAACAAACGGCTGGCTATCCAGAAAACCGTGCTGGAAGTCATCAAGGGCGCAACCGCTTACAAGCATTTCGTCATCAATGAAAAAGGTGAGTTGCTGGCAGCCGCCCCCGGCTTGAAAGGCACGAATGTCTACGCCGGTTACGATGCTGGGGGCAAGTTGACGGGTTTGGCGGCGGAAGGTCGGGCGCAAGGTTATTCGGGCGCGGTGGAAACCATTTACGCCTACACCCCATCTTGCCAGTGCATTACCGGGGTCAAGGTCATCAAGCAAACTGAAACGCCGGGGCTGGGTGACAAGGTGATTACCAACAAGGATTTCGTCGCCAACTTCGACAAGCTGGATGCCACCGTGAAGGGCGATGCGCTGGCAAACGCGATTGTCGCGGTCAAACATGGCTCGAAAAAGAACCCGTGGGAAATTGATGCGATTAGTGGGGCGACCATTTCCTCCAAGGCGATTGCCAAGGGGCTGAATGGCAGTGCACAAGACGTGTTGCCCAAGGTCGTGCCGTTACTGTCGCAAATGGAAGGAGCGCAACCATGA
- a CDS encoding RnfABCDGE type electron transport complex subunit D, with protein sequence MSKKHIVLHTAPHVKKPQDVPTIMRHVVYALLPIVAFAVYQFGISVLALVIVTTLACLGTERFFNWMGNKPSSLNDWSSTISGILLALTLPPGFPLWMAAVAGIAGIAIGKAVFGGIGYNVFNPALVGRAFVQAAFPVAITTWTPAFFTGRFSEFVPSSLTAPFMMPPETAEWVKQVAVDGFTGATPLSLHKFQHISTAPFDLYTGMVAGSAGETSALLILVCGMYLVIRKMMNWQIPAWIFVGVIATSGVLYLINPDKYADPVFMLFSGGLMLGAMFMASDMVGSPLTPKGVMIYGLLIGFLTVLIRQFGSLSEGIMYAILLGNAMTPLIDTWTQPRLFGAQPKSAQSKGRTA encoded by the coding sequence ATGAGCAAGAAACACATTGTTCTGCACACTGCGCCGCACGTGAAAAAGCCGCAGGATGTGCCGACTATCATGCGCCATGTGGTGTACGCGCTGCTGCCGATTGTGGCGTTCGCGGTGTACCAGTTTGGCATTAGCGTGCTGGCACTGGTGATTGTCACCACGCTGGCTTGCCTTGGCACGGAACGCTTTTTCAACTGGATGGGCAACAAGCCCAGCAGCTTGAACGACTGGTCGTCCACCATCAGCGGCATTTTGCTGGCGTTGACCTTACCACCCGGTTTTCCGTTGTGGATGGCGGCGGTGGCGGGGATTGCCGGGATTGCCATCGGTAAAGCGGTATTTGGCGGGATTGGTTACAACGTATTCAACCCGGCATTGGTGGGGCGGGCGTTTGTACAAGCGGCGTTTCCGGTGGCGATTACCACTTGGACTCCGGCGTTTTTCACCGGGCGTTTCAGCGAGTTTGTGCCTTCCAGCCTGACTGCGCCGTTCATGATGCCGCCGGAAACCGCCGAGTGGGTGAAACAGGTGGCGGTGGATGGTTTTACCGGGGCTACGCCATTAAGTTTGCACAAGTTCCAGCACATCAGCACTGCACCGTTTGACCTGTATACCGGCATGGTAGCGGGTTCGGCGGGGGAAACGTCCGCACTGCTGATTCTGGTGTGCGGGATGTATCTGGTGATCCGCAAGATGATGAACTGGCAGATTCCGGCGTGGATTTTCGTCGGCGTGATTGCCACCTCCGGGGTGTTGTACCTGATTAACCCGGACAAATACGCTGACCCAGTATTCATGCTGTTTTCGGGTGGGCTGATGTTGGGGGCAATGTTCATGGCTTCCGACATGGTGGGTTCGCCGCTCACACCGAAAGGGGTAATGATTTACGGCTTGCTGATCGGCTTCCTCACCGTACTCATTCGCCAGTTCGGGAGTTTGTCGGAAGGCATTATGTACGCCATTTTGCTGGGCAATGCCATGACCCCGCTGATTGATACCTGGACACAACCACGCTTGTTTGGCGCACAACCCAAGAGCGCACAATCTAAGGGGAGAACCGCATGA